The following coding sequences are from one Acidobacteriota bacterium window:
- a CDS encoding class I SAM-dependent methyltransferase — protein sequence MRDAALRAEVARVVAALPAGVRPQAEAAREGLVAFLAFLTERNGEMNLVSARAAEPEALAGHLADALAGLPFLPAPRPAPIRLLDLGSGGGFPALPLLLVRRDVEGTLVDSIRKKCTFLAEAAERLALTARSVNARFPDSFPMAKSGPFDVLTTRAVGSAGKLVSAARPVLAPGARALLWTTEPLVRDAVRDSRAKVSAFHRDPSSERRGLLVLECFT from the coding sequence GTGAGGGACGCCGCGCTCCGGGCCGAGGTGGCGCGCGTCGTCGCGGCGCTGCCCGCCGGGGTTCGGCCGCAGGCCGAGGCCGCACGCGAGGGGCTCGTGGCCTTTCTCGCGTTCCTCACGGAGCGGAACGGGGAGATGAACCTCGTCTCGGCGCGCGCGGCCGAGCCGGAGGCGCTCGCGGGACACCTTGCGGACGCGCTCGCCGGACTGCCCTTTCTTCCGGCGCCGCGTCCGGCGCCGATCCGCCTCCTCGATCTGGGCTCGGGCGGCGGGTTCCCGGCGCTTCCGCTCCTTCTCGTGAGGCGCGACGTCGAGGGCACGCTCGTCGACTCGATCCGCAAGAAGTGCACGTTCCTGGCGGAGGCCGCGGAGCGCCTCGCGTTGACCGCGCGCAGCGTGAACGCTAGATTCCCGGACTCGTTTCCGATGGCGAAAAGCGGGCCCTTCGACGTTCTCACGACCCGCGCCGTCGGCTCGGCGGGGAAGCTCGTCTCCGCGGCCCGGCCGGTCCTCGCTCCCGGCGCGCGGGCGCTCCTCTGGACGACGGAGCCGCTCGTGAGGGACGCCGTCCGGGACAGCCGCGCGAAGGTTTCCGCGTTCCACCGCGACCCCAGCAGCGAGCGACGGGGCCTCCTCGTCCTGGAATGTTTCACGTGA
- a CDS encoding YkgJ family cysteine cluster protein: MPPTQKLIGRFITSLEGADRLWEEKTAALRPGELTCRAGCFGCCVGLFAIGLPEALALRHVVAGLPAGARAAVLARATRAVEQSAATFPGDASSGLLDPERSDAAEGAWFLAARNTPCPALELPSGRCAVYAARPTTCRTYGLALRSGGETLVSACELNFPAASAERVLATAIEARNLTGVDQALVEVAAAAGLPAGVETTIAHALAGSAFAVLERGIR, from the coding sequence ATGCCTCCAACACAGAAACTAATCGGTCGTTTTATAACGTCTCTCGAGGGTGCCGACCGGCTCTGGGAGGAGAAGACCGCCGCGCTCCGTCCGGGCGAGCTGACCTGTCGCGCGGGCTGCTTCGGCTGCTGCGTCGGGCTCTTCGCGATCGGCCTGCCGGAAGCGCTCGCGCTGCGCCACGTGGTGGCCGGGCTGCCCGCGGGCGCTCGCGCTGCGGTGCTCGCCCGGGCGACGCGCGCGGTCGAGCAGAGCGCCGCGACGTTTCCCGGAGACGCCTCGTCGGGCCTGCTCGATCCCGAGAGAAGCGACGCGGCCGAGGGGGCGTGGTTCCTCGCCGCGCGCAACACGCCTTGCCCGGCGCTCGAGCTTCCCTCCGGCCGTTGCGCGGTCTACGCCGCACGCCCCACGACGTGCCGCACGTACGGCCTCGCGTTGCGGTCGGGCGGCGAGACGCTCGTGTCGGCCTGCGAACTGAACTTCCCCGCGGCCTCTGCCGAGCGCGTTCTCGCCACGGCGATCGAGGCGCGAAACCTCACGGGGGTCGACCAGGCGCTCGTGGAGGTCGCGGCAGCGGCGGGACTCCCCGCGGGCGTCGAGACGACGATCGCGCACGCGCTCGCCGGCTCGGCGTTCGCGGTTCTCGAACGCGGGATCCGTTAG
- the rnpA gene encoding ribonuclease P protein component: MRIAARRDFTATYDAGRRHHGRLVVVFARPKDGAGRLGITATRKVGNAVLRNRARRRVREIYRRWHAAAPLAASLEVVVNVMSRAATAPFPALDAELRALLDRAALAAWPERA; this comes from the coding sequence TTGCGGATCGCCGCGCGCCGGGACTTCACCGCGACCTACGACGCCGGCCGCCGCCACCACGGCCGCCTCGTCGTCGTGTTCGCGCGGCCGAAGGACGGCGCGGGCCGGCTCGGAATCACGGCCACGCGCAAGGTCGGAAACGCCGTCCTGCGCAACCGCGCCCGGCGCCGGGTGCGCGAGATCTACCGCCGCTGGCACGCCGCCGCTCCCCTGGCCGCGTCCCTCGAGGTCGTCGTGAACGTCATGTCGCGTGCCGCGACCGCCCCGTTTCCGGCGCTCGACGCCGAGCTGCGCGCCCTGCTCGACCGCGCCGCCCTCGCCGCGTGGCCGGAGCGCGCGTGA
- the yidD gene encoding membrane protein insertion efficiency factor YidD, translated as MAAFPAEPTPGARAAAAVFGFYKKFVSPLLPPACRFTPTCSEYAREAVLRHGLPRGLALAARRLASCHPFHAGGHDPVP; from the coding sequence GTGGCCGCCTTCCCCGCCGAGCCGACCCCCGGGGCCCGCGCGGCCGCGGCCGTCTTCGGCTTCTACAAGAAATTCGTCTCTCCGCTGCTGCCGCCCGCCTGCCGGTTCACGCCGACCTGCTCGGAATACGCGCGTGAAGCGGTCCTCCGCCACGGCCTACCCCGCGGCCTCGCGCTCGCCGCGAGGCGGCTGGCGAGCTGCCATCCGTTCCACGCGGGCGGCCACGACCCCGTACCCTGA
- the dnaA gene encoding chromosomal replication initiator protein DnaA: MEKANSWAKILEHLKTRVDEREFDSWFRDSRQKSETAEAIFVQVRTPLFVDYIPEAYAHQIAEAARLAGVGTREIRFGADGEFRSSVNPQKIPSEPRRRAGGLNPAYTFENFVTGSSNRLAHAAALRVADQTSRQYNPLLVCGGTGLGKTHLMQAIGHRRLSRHPGEKVIYLTSENFVNEVVLGLRFNKMEAVRQRFRAADLLLLDDVQFVVGKEASENELFHTFNALYDEGNQIVFSSDVPPREIPGLAERLKSRFEGGLIVDIQLPDFETKVAILRQKADAHEVALEDDVSFFLASKIKSSIRELEGYFNRVVAYASLKGEPVSLDLARESLKDVFRAEESAASPAEIVKGIAAHYGLKPNEMRARSKRGPIVFPRQVAMYVLKEATHLSLPEIGRLFSDKHHTTALHAVRKIAALREEDSDFDRLVAGFLAQYR, translated from the coding sequence GTGGAAAAAGCCAACTCCTGGGCCAAGATACTCGAGCACCTGAAGACCCGCGTCGACGAGCGGGAGTTCGACTCCTGGTTCCGCGATTCGCGCCAGAAGTCGGAAACCGCGGAGGCGATCTTCGTCCAGGTTCGAACGCCCCTCTTCGTCGACTACATCCCGGAGGCCTACGCCCACCAGATCGCCGAGGCGGCCCGCCTCGCGGGCGTCGGAACCCGCGAGATCCGGTTCGGCGCCGACGGGGAGTTCCGCTCTTCGGTCAACCCGCAGAAGATCCCGTCCGAGCCGCGGCGCCGGGCCGGCGGCCTGAACCCCGCGTACACGTTCGAGAATTTCGTGACCGGCTCGTCGAACCGTCTCGCGCACGCGGCCGCGCTGCGCGTTGCCGACCAGACTTCCCGCCAGTACAACCCGCTCCTCGTCTGCGGCGGCACGGGCCTCGGCAAGACGCACCTCATGCAGGCCATCGGCCACCGGCGCCTCTCGCGCCACCCCGGCGAGAAGGTCATCTACCTGACGTCCGAGAACTTCGTGAACGAGGTCGTCCTCGGCCTCAGGTTCAACAAGATGGAAGCGGTCCGCCAGCGTTTCCGCGCCGCCGACCTCCTCCTCCTCGACGACGTGCAGTTCGTGGTCGGCAAGGAGGCTTCCGAGAACGAGCTCTTCCACACGTTCAACGCGCTCTACGACGAGGGCAACCAGATCGTCTTCTCCTCGGACGTGCCGCCGCGCGAGATTCCCGGGCTCGCGGAGCGCCTCAAGAGCCGTTTCGAGGGCGGGCTCATCGTGGACATCCAGCTGCCCGACTTCGAGACGAAGGTCGCGATCCTCCGGCAGAAGGCCGACGCGCACGAGGTCGCGCTGGAGGACGACGTCTCGTTCTTCCTCGCGTCGAAGATCAAGTCCTCGATCCGCGAGTTGGAGGGCTACTTCAACCGCGTCGTCGCGTACGCGTCGCTCAAGGGCGAGCCCGTCTCTCTCGACCTCGCGCGCGAGTCGCTGAAGGACGTCTTCCGCGCCGAGGAGTCCGCCGCCTCTCCCGCCGAGATCGTCAAGGGCATCGCGGCGCATTACGGCCTGAAGCCGAACGAGATGCGCGCGCGGTCCAAGCGCGGGCCGATCGTCTTCCCGCGCCAGGTCGCGATGTACGTTCTGAAGGAAGCCACTCACCTCTCGCTCCCGGAGATCGGCCGGCTCTTCTCCGACAAGCACCACACGACGGCTCTTCACGCGGTGCGCAAGATCGCGGCGCTGCGCGAGGAGGATTCCGACTTCGACCGTCTCGTGGCGGGCTTCCTGGCGCAGTATCGCTGA
- the yidC gene encoding membrane protein insertase YidC — translation METKRLVLAFALSAAVLIGWYVLFPPPAPAPTKPAAAAAAPKTAAPGSPAAASPATTAAPAPVAAAPPPAAPAVPVEPIAAAAGETVEVHQPLYTARLSNEGAVLTAFVLAQHRDGAGKPLNLVRLDAPYPGRTLALDPADPFLARAAKARFAVAKEENGSEKTVRFRYREADGNGLTATYVFRDSYVIGLKVEREGPAGAAGPVGVVLGPSIGNPSGEELQSRYSTPGGTITVATGGSVTRRAKDGLKEAVPGLAGLVAAGLEDNYFLTAFLPGAQGVVALRPVSLSAPVPAQTAAPSATPAAAPAAAAESEVVLSGTGALATDVFLGPKAIDILEKTRPGLDRVIDYGWFAVLVKPLLWGLRAIHKYVGNWGVAILLITVVIKVLLYPLTHKQLVSMKKMGALQPKVEAIRTKWGSRLKQDPQARVKMNEEMMGLYKQEGVNPAGGCLPLLLQMPILIAFYNLLAHSIELRHAPFMLWITDLSAKDPYYVTPILMTATMWIQQQMTPTTGDATMKRVQNIMPLVMGFLFKDVPSGLVLYWLMQNILTIAQQMILNRFTDLGHSSMKPKAS, via the coding sequence TTGGAGACCAAACGACTCGTCCTCGCGTTCGCCCTTTCGGCCGCCGTCCTGATCGGCTGGTACGTGCTGTTCCCGCCGCCGGCCCCCGCGCCCACGAAACCGGCGGCGGCGGCGGCCGCCCCGAAAACGGCGGCGCCGGGTTCTCCCGCCGCGGCCTCCCCCGCCACCACCGCTGCTCCCGCGCCGGTTGCCGCCGCGCCGCCGCCGGCCGCCCCGGCGGTGCCCGTCGAGCCGATCGCCGCGGCCGCCGGGGAGACCGTCGAGGTCCACCAGCCGCTCTACACGGCGCGCCTCTCGAACGAGGGCGCCGTCCTCACCGCGTTCGTCCTCGCGCAGCACCGCGACGGCGCCGGCAAGCCGCTCAACCTGGTCCGCCTGGACGCGCCGTATCCCGGGCGCACGCTCGCGCTCGACCCCGCGGACCCGTTCCTCGCCCGCGCGGCGAAGGCGCGCTTCGCCGTCGCGAAGGAAGAGAACGGGAGCGAGAAGACCGTGCGGTTCCGGTACCGCGAGGCGGACGGCAACGGGCTCACGGCGACGTACGTCTTCCGCGACTCGTACGTCATCGGCCTGAAGGTCGAGCGCGAGGGCCCCGCGGGCGCGGCGGGCCCGGTCGGCGTCGTCCTCGGCCCGAGCATCGGGAACCCGTCGGGCGAGGAGCTGCAGAGCCGTTACTCGACCCCCGGCGGGACGATCACGGTGGCGACGGGCGGCTCGGTCACGCGCCGGGCCAAGGACGGGCTCAAGGAGGCCGTGCCGGGACTCGCCGGCCTTGTGGCGGCGGGGCTCGAGGACAACTACTTCCTCACGGCGTTCCTGCCCGGCGCGCAGGGCGTCGTGGCGCTCCGCCCGGTCTCGCTGAGCGCGCCCGTCCCGGCGCAGACCGCGGCGCCGTCCGCGACGCCGGCGGCCGCGCCGGCGGCTGCGGCCGAGAGCGAGGTCGTCCTGTCCGGGACCGGCGCCCTTGCGACGGACGTTTTCCTCGGACCGAAGGCAATCGACATCCTCGAGAAGACGCGGCCGGGCCTCGACCGCGTGATCGACTACGGCTGGTTCGCGGTCCTCGTGAAGCCGCTTCTGTGGGGGCTGCGCGCGATCCACAAGTACGTCGGAAACTGGGGCGTCGCGATCCTCCTCATCACCGTCGTCATCAAGGTCCTTCTCTACCCGCTCACGCACAAGCAGCTCGTCTCGATGAAGAAGATGGGCGCGCTGCAGCCGAAGGTGGAGGCGATCCGGACGAAGTGGGGCTCGCGCCTCAAGCAGGATCCGCAGGCGCGCGTGAAGATGAACGAGGAGATGATGGGTCTCTACAAGCAGGAGGGCGTGAACCCCGCGGGCGGCTGCCTGCCCCTCCTCCTGCAGATGCCGATTCTCATCGCGTTCTACAACCTGCTCGCGCACTCGATCGAGCTCCGGCACGCGCCGTTCATGCTCTGGATCACGGACCTCTCCGCGAAGGACCCGTACTACGTCACGCCGATCCTCATGACGGCGACGATGTGGATCCAGCAGCAAATGACGCCGACGACCGGCGACGCCACGATGAAGCGCGTCCAGAACATCATGCCGCTCGTCATGGGCTTCCTGTTCAAGGACGTGCCGTCCGGCCTCGTCCTCTACTGGCTCATGCAGAACATCCTGACGATCGCCCAGCAGATGATCCTCAACCGCTTCACGGACCTCGGGCATTCTTCAATGAAGCCGAAGGCGTCCTGA
- the rpmH gene encoding 50S ribosomal protein L34, whose amino-acid sequence MAKTKRTFQPNNRHRKRTHGFLIRMRTKTGRAVLARRRAKGRKTLSA is encoded by the coding sequence ATGGCCAAAACGAAGAGAACGTTCCAGCCCAACAACCGCCACCGGAAGAGGACGCACGGCTTCCTCATCCGGATGAGAACCAAGACCGGCCGCGCCGTCCTCGCCCGCCGCCGGGCCAAGGGCCGCAAGACCCTCTCCGCCTGA
- the mnmG gene encoding tRNA uridine-5-carboxymethylaminomethyl(34) synthesis enzyme MnmG — translation MSPVSRTWDVVVVGGGHAGAEAALAAARLGAETLLVTGDPATIGRMSCNPAVGGLAKGQVVREIDALGGAMGLVADRTAIQFKVLNASRGPAVRGLRCQSDKALYAAELRRVVESAARVTVAAGTAAGFKVEKGRLAGIVLEDGTTLPCRAAVVTTGTFLSGLVHVGESRREAGRWDEPPAKSLSHALSALGLRLGRMKTGTPPRVAAGSVDVSRMDRAAGDARPEPFSFRSRGGKFPAQPQVDCWLTHTGARVHDLIRESLPLSPLYAGRITGRGPRYCPSIEDKVVRFPDKARHQIFVEPEGLSTDWLYLNGLSMSLPPATQEQIVRLIIGLEHAEILRPAYAVEYDVVFPEQLDVSLETRALPGLFLAGQINGTSGYEEAAGQGLVAGANAARAARDLGEPLVLSRDEAYVGVMLDDLVTLGLDEPYRLLTSRAEHRLLLGADSAYARLTEKAVAFGLVAPEDAEPILEAEARHARVSTALETARVTPDRATRARLAEEGVNVGEETTLAGLLRRPELAASALRAFLAEALDEGARGDLAALDAGALDRVASELRYAGFLQRERQTVARLKRAGGRRIPRDFVYRGTPGLSLEAVEKLERHRPGTLGQAARIPGVTPAAAALLLARLLARDRSVAA, via the coding sequence GTGTCGCCCGTGAGCCGGACATGGGACGTCGTCGTCGTCGGGGGCGGGCACGCGGGCGCGGAGGCCGCGCTTGCGGCCGCGCGCCTCGGCGCCGAGACGCTTCTCGTGACCGGCGATCCCGCGACGATCGGCCGCATGAGCTGCAACCCCGCGGTCGGCGGGCTCGCGAAGGGCCAGGTCGTGCGCGAGATCGACGCGCTCGGCGGTGCGATGGGTCTCGTCGCGGACCGCACGGCGATCCAATTCAAAGTGCTGAACGCCTCGCGCGGGCCCGCCGTGCGCGGCCTGCGCTGCCAGTCCGACAAGGCGCTCTACGCGGCGGAGCTGCGCCGCGTCGTGGAGTCGGCCGCGCGCGTCACGGTGGCCGCGGGAACGGCGGCGGGGTTCAAGGTGGAGAAGGGCCGGCTCGCCGGCATCGTCCTCGAAGACGGGACGACGCTTCCGTGCCGCGCGGCGGTCGTGACGACCGGGACGTTTCTCTCGGGCCTCGTGCACGTGGGGGAGAGCCGCCGCGAAGCGGGCCGGTGGGACGAGCCGCCGGCGAAGTCGCTCTCTCACGCTCTCTCGGCGCTCGGCCTCCGCCTCGGACGCATGAAGACCGGCACGCCGCCGCGCGTCGCCGCGGGGAGCGTGGACGTTTCGCGCATGGACCGCGCGGCGGGCGACGCGCGGCCCGAGCCGTTTTCATTCCGCTCGCGCGGCGGGAAGTTTCCCGCGCAGCCCCAGGTCGACTGCTGGCTGACGCACACGGGCGCGCGCGTCCACGACCTCATCCGCGAGAGCCTGCCGCTCTCGCCGCTCTACGCGGGGCGCATCACGGGCCGTGGCCCGCGCTACTGCCCGTCCATCGAAGACAAGGTCGTGCGCTTTCCCGACAAAGCGCGCCACCAGATCTTCGTCGAGCCCGAGGGTCTCTCGACCGACTGGCTCTACCTGAACGGTCTCTCGATGTCTCTCCCTCCCGCGACACAAGAACAAATCGTTAGATTGATTATTGGGCTCGAGCACGCCGAGATCCTTCGGCCGGCCTACGCGGTCGAGTACGATGTCGTATTCCCGGAGCAGCTGGACGTGTCTCTCGAGACGCGCGCGCTGCCGGGGCTCTTTCTCGCGGGACAGATCAACGGAACGTCCGGCTACGAGGAAGCGGCCGGGCAGGGCCTGGTCGCGGGCGCGAACGCGGCGCGCGCGGCGCGGGATCTCGGAGAGCCGCTCGTTCTCTCGCGCGACGAGGCGTACGTGGGCGTGATGCTCGACGACCTCGTGACGCTCGGCCTCGACGAACCCTACCGGCTGCTGACGTCGCGCGCGGAGCACCGCCTCCTTCTCGGCGCCGACAGCGCGTACGCGCGGCTCACGGAGAAGGCGGTCGCGTTCGGGCTCGTCGCGCCGGAAGACGCCGAACCGATTCTCGAGGCCGAGGCGCGCCATGCGCGCGTGTCCACGGCGCTCGAGACGGCGCGGGTGACGCCCGACCGCGCGACGCGCGCACGACTTGCCGAGGAGGGCGTGAACGTGGGCGAGGAGACGACGCTCGCGGGCCTCCTCCGGCGGCCGGAGCTCGCCGCTTCGGCGCTGCGCGCGTTCCTCGCGGAGGCGCTCGACGAGGGGGCGCGCGGGGATCTCGCCGCGCTCGACGCCGGGGCGCTGGACCGTGTCGCGTCCGAGCTGCGCTACGCGGGGTTTCTACAGCGCGAACGGCAGACCGTCGCCCGGCTCAAGCGAGCGGGCGGGCGGCGCATCCCGCGCGACTTCGTCTACCGCGGCACGCCGGGGCTCTCGCTCGAGGCCGTCGAAAAACTCGAGCGGCATCGGCCAGGCACGCTCGGCCAGGCCGCGCGCATCCCCGGTGTGACGCCCGCGGCCGCGGCGCTTCTCCTCGCGCGGCTTCTGGCGCGCGACCGGAGCGTGGCCGCGTGA
- a CDS encoding polymer-forming cytoskeletal protein, protein MSAKKSSGTLNGFLDRGARLEGTLTFDDVFRIDGAFKGTIVSDAELVVGDGGLVEGEIRVGRLAVSGTVRGVIHAKERIEVHAGGRLFAEIHAPSLVVEEGAVIQGAVEAGAARPAGGDGPSPEKT, encoded by the coding sequence GTGAGCGCGAAGAAGTCCAGCGGCACCCTGAACGGATTCCTCGACCGCGGCGCGCGGCTCGAGGGCACGCTCACGTTCGACGACGTGTTCCGGATCGACGGCGCCTTCAAGGGCACGATCGTCTCGGACGCCGAGCTCGTGGTCGGAGACGGGGGCCTCGTCGAGGGCGAGATCCGCGTCGGACGCCTTGCCGTGTCCGGGACCGTGCGCGGCGTCATCCACGCCAAGGAGCGCATCGAGGTCCACGCGGGCGGGCGGCTGTTCGCGGAGATCCACGCCCCTTCGCTCGTCGTCGAGGAAGGCGCCGTGATCCAGGGCGCCGTCGAAGCCGGCGCGGCGCGTCCGGCCGGGGGCGACGGACCCAGCCCGGAAAAAACCTAA
- a CDS encoding ParA family protein: MFHVKHRVLAVANQKGGVGKTTTAVSLAAALAALERPVLLVDFDPQGNATGGLGVDKAELLRTTYDWLLGEAAFEEVARPTELPCLTLLPANRDLVGAEVELVGAERREFRLKERLAGVKDRFEYVLVDCPPSLGFLTLNALAAADGLLLPIQCEYYALEGVSELLATMERVKESLNPALTVAGVVPTMWDERTNLSRQVLDEIRKHFGDRVFKTPVPRSVRLAEAPSFGKPILLYDARSRGAEAYLAIAREMLRRDAR, from the coding sequence ATGTTTCACGTGAAACATCGCGTTCTCGCCGTCGCGAACCAGAAGGGCGGAGTGGGGAAGACCACGACCGCCGTCAGCCTCGCGGCGGCCCTCGCCGCGCTGGAACGGCCGGTCCTGCTCGTCGATTTCGACCCGCAGGGCAACGCAACCGGCGGGCTCGGCGTCGACAAGGCGGAGCTCCTTCGCACGACCTACGACTGGCTCCTGGGCGAGGCCGCGTTCGAGGAGGTCGCCCGGCCGACCGAACTGCCCTGCCTGACGCTCCTGCCCGCGAACCGCGACCTCGTCGGCGCAGAGGTCGAGCTGGTGGGCGCCGAGAGGCGGGAGTTCCGGCTCAAGGAGCGGCTCGCGGGGGTGAAGGACCGGTTTGAATACGTCCTCGTCGACTGCCCGCCTTCGCTCGGGTTCCTCACGCTCAATGCGCTCGCGGCGGCCGACGGGCTCCTCCTCCCGATCCAGTGCGAGTACTACGCGCTCGAGGGCGTCTCGGAGCTCCTCGCGACGATGGAGCGGGTGAAGGAGAGCCTCAACCCGGCCCTCACGGTCGCGGGCGTCGTCCCGACGATGTGGGACGAGCGGACGAATCTCTCTCGCCAGGTGCTCGACGAGATCCGCAAGCATTTCGGCGACCGCGTGTTCAAGACGCCGGTGCCGCGCAGCGTGCGGCTGGCCGAGGCGCCGTCCTTCGGGAAGCCGATCCTCCTGTACGACGCGCGCTCGCGCGGGGCCGAGGCGTACCTCGCCATCGCCCGCGAGATGCTCCGGCGCGACGCGCGCTGA
- the mnmE gene encoding tRNA uridine-5-carboxymethylaminomethyl(34) synthesis GTPase MnmE, with amino-acid sequence MSPLAGDRERGGDVLVAPATPPGVSALAVVRLTGPAGAARAVARRLAPDFPAEPVPRQALLLRLVDAEGRALDRAVVLFWAAPHSPTGEEVVEFVCHGSSGVVLGLVDAARRAGARPAERGEFTRRALAHGKLDLAEAEGLAVLARAESRGAARRALGLVEGALSKRVHAARERALDALAALEAALDFAEDVPAGEATRAGAEFAAIAAELDALARSARGAGERKPVVAILGRPNAGKSTLFNALVGSDRAIVTATPGTTRDAITETVEIAGESVTLVDTAGLRDATEEVERIGVDVATRAGENADLVLYVVDALAGRNEEDEDFLRGGRGEKTLVVMTKADLVPLSSSSDLSVSALTGAGLDALRAAAAARLGLVEAEGELLVLARHKEALESAARLLAEAGALAAGGSDAELVAARAREGLVALGAITGETATEDLLDRIFSTFCVGK; translated from the coding sequence ATGTCGCCGCTCGCCGGCGACCGCGAACGCGGGGGCGACGTGCTCGTCGCTCCCGCGACGCCGCCCGGCGTTTCGGCCCTCGCCGTCGTCCGGCTGACGGGCCCGGCGGGCGCGGCGCGGGCCGTCGCCCGCCGCCTCGCGCCGGACTTCCCCGCCGAGCCGGTCCCGCGCCAGGCGCTTCTCCTGCGCCTCGTCGACGCCGAGGGCCGCGCGCTCGATCGCGCCGTCGTCCTCTTCTGGGCGGCGCCGCACTCGCCCACCGGCGAGGAGGTCGTCGAGTTCGTCTGTCACGGTTCATCCGGCGTCGTTCTCGGCCTCGTGGACGCGGCGCGGCGCGCGGGGGCGCGGCCGGCCGAGCGCGGCGAGTTCACACGGCGGGCGCTCGCGCACGGGAAGCTGGACCTCGCCGAGGCCGAGGGCCTCGCGGTGCTCGCGCGCGCCGAGAGCCGCGGCGCGGCGCGGCGGGCGCTCGGCCTCGTGGAGGGCGCGCTCTCGAAGCGGGTGCACGCGGCCCGCGAACGGGCGCTCGACGCGCTGGCGGCGCTAGAGGCCGCGCTCGACTTCGCCGAGGACGTGCCCGCCGGTGAGGCGACGCGTGCGGGAGCGGAGTTCGCCGCGATCGCCGCGGAGCTCGACGCTCTTGCGAGATCGGCGCGCGGCGCGGGCGAGCGGAAGCCTGTCGTGGCCATCCTCGGCCGGCCGAACGCGGGGAAGTCGACGCTCTTCAACGCGCTCGTCGGAAGCGACCGCGCGATCGTGACGGCGACGCCGGGCACGACGCGCGACGCGATCACCGAGACCGTCGAGATCGCGGGGGAGAGCGTGACGCTCGTCGACACGGCGGGTCTGCGCGACGCGACGGAAGAGGTCGAGCGAATCGGCGTCGACGTCGCGACGCGAGCCGGGGAGAACGCGGACCTGGTGCTCTACGTGGTCGATGCGCTTGCCGGGAGGAACGAAGAGGACGAGGATTTTCTTAGAGGGGGAAGAGGGGAGAAGACGCTCGTCGTGATGACGAAGGCCGATCTCGTTCCTCTCTCTTCCTCTTCGGATCTCTCCGTCTCCGCGCTCACCGGCGCCGGCCTCGACGCGCTGCGCGCGGCGGCCGCCGCGCGCCTCGGCCTCGTCGAGGCCGAAGGAGAGCTGCTCGTCCTCGCGCGCCACAAGGAAGCCCTCGAGTCGGCGGCGCGGCTTCTTGCGGAGGCCGGCGCGCTCGCGGCCGGCGGGAGCGACGCCGAGCTCGTCGCGGCGCGGGCGCGAGAAGGCCTCGTCGCGCTCGGCGCGATCACGGGGGAGACCGCCACCGAGGATCTTCTCGACCGCATCTTCTCGACGTTCTGCGTCGGCAAGTAG
- a CDS encoding ParB/RepB/Spo0J family partition protein, with product MSRKPALGRGLSALIPSAKPGREAGGLRTVPLALLDANKRQPRRRFDDDGIAELSRSIAKTGILQPVLVTREGERYRILAGERRVRAARLAGLSEVPVVVREGVADRDHLLIALVENLQRRDLTVLEEAEAYRHLREDFGLTQEDVAERVGKDRATVANALRLLKLPAAVREALEEGALTAGHARALLALSSAADQETLAKEIVRRGLNVRAVEARVAALAKGGSKKKKNRTVDADTRDAELRLGRALGTKVEIRRKKRGGEVRIAFYSEEELIGLFEKLSGGGDA from the coding sequence ATGTCCCGAAAACCCGCGCTCGGCCGAGGCCTCTCGGCCCTGATTCCCTCGGCAAAGCCGGGCCGCGAGGCCGGGGGCCTGCGCACGGTGCCGCTCGCGCTCCTCGACGCGAACAAGCGGCAGCCCCGCCGCCGCTTCGACGACGACGGGATCGCCGAGCTCTCGCGCTCGATCGCGAAGACGGGGATCCTGCAGCCGGTCCTCGTCACCCGCGAAGGGGAGCGCTACCGGATCCTCGCGGGCGAACGGCGCGTCCGCGCGGCGCGCCTCGCGGGCCTCTCCGAGGTCCCCGTCGTCGTGCGAGAGGGCGTCGCGGACCGCGACCATCTCCTCATCGCCCTCGTCGAGAACCTTCAGCGCCGGGACCTCACGGTGCTCGAGGAAGCCGAGGCCTACCGCCACCTTCGCGAGGACTTCGGCCTCACGCAGGAGGACGTCGCCGAGCGCGTCGGCAAGGACCGCGCGACGGTCGCGAACGCGCTCCGCCTCCTGAAACTCCCCGCCGCCGTGCGCGAGGCGCTCGAGGAGGGCGCGCTGACGGCCGGCCACGCGCGCGCGCTCCTCGCGCTCTCCTCCGCCGCGGACCAGGAAACGCTCGCGAAGGAGATCGTCCGGCGCGGCCTGAACGTGCGCGCCGTCGAGGCGCGCGTCGCCGCGCTCGCCAAGGGCGGCAGCAAAAAGAAGAAGAACCGCACGGTCGACGCGGACACGCGCGACGCGGAGCTGCGCCTGGGACGCGCGCTCGGCACGAAGGTCGAGATCCGGAGAAAGAAACGAGGCGGCGAGGTGCGCATCGCGTTCTACTCGGAGGAGGAGCTCATCGGCCTCTTCGAGAAGCTGTCGGGCGGGGGAGACGCGTGA